A genomic segment from Nicotiana sylvestris chromosome 1, ASM39365v2, whole genome shotgun sequence encodes:
- the LOC104224552 gene encoding probable glutathione S-transferase: MEEVKLHGTSYNLFTYRVIWALKLKGIPFDYIEEEHSDKCPLVMKYNPAFKRFPVLFHGKKALSESMVILEYIEDTWPQNPLLPIDPIDRAMSRFWVKFAGDKGHCIGTIYYTIGEKQEKAIKETIEMLTIIEEQAIGEENKFFGGDKIGIVDLAFGIIPHWLEVIEDIVGVKLLKPHSFPRLLNWVQNFKEETVIKENLPNRDDMFVFFKNQREMLLSSS, encoded by the exons ATGGAAGAAGTAAAGCTCCATGGAACTTCTTATAATTTGTTCACTTATAGGGTTATTTGGGCTCTAAAGCTAAAGGGAATACCTTTTGACTACATAGAAGAGGAACATTCTGATAAATGTCCTTTAGTTATGAAATATAATCCAGCTTTTAAGAGATTTCCAGTGCTTTTTCATGGTAAAAAAGCACTTTCTGAATCCATGGTTATTCTTGAATATATTGAAGATACTTGGCCTCAAAATCCACTTCTTCCCATTGATCCCATTGATAGAGCCATGTCAAGATTTTGGGTTAAATTTGCTGGAGATAAg GGACATTGTATTGGGACAATATACTACACAATTGGAGAAAAGCAAGAAAAGGCCATCAAAGAAACAATAGAAATGCTTACAATTATAGAGGAACAAGCTATTGGAGAAGAAAATAAATTCTTTGGTGGTGACAAAATTGGAATTGTGGACTTGGCTTTTGGTATAATTCCTCATTGGCTTGAAGTAATTGAAGATATTGTTGGTGTGAAATTGCTGAAACCTCACTCATTTCCTCGTTTGCTCAATTGGGTTCAGAATTTCAAAGAAGAAACAGTCATTAAAGAGAATCTCCCTAATCGTGATGACATGTTTGTGTTTTTTAAAAATCAAAGAGAGATGCTATTGTCATCTTCTTGA